The DNA region CGTCGAGGTGCTGGAAGGCCCGGCGCGCGGGTTCGTCTGCGAGAATTACGGCCAGAAGTTCCAGCTTCCGGGCCGCGGTCCGATCGGTGCCAACTGCATGGCCAACCGGCGTGACTTCAAGACGCCCGTCGCGGCCTATGAAGACCGCGAGGTGCCGTCGAAGGTCTATGTGAAGTGGTGCGGCCAGTTCCACGTGACCGAGATCGGCCATTCGCCGCTGGATGTGGTGGCCTGGCACGGCAACTATGCGCCCTGCAAGTATGACCTGCGCACCTATTGCCCGGTGGGCGCGGTGCTGTTCGACCACCCGGATCCGTCGATCTTTACCGTCCTTACGGCGCCCTCCGGCGTCGAGGGCACGGCCAACATCGACTTCGTCCTGTTCCGCGAACGCTGGATGGTGGCCGAAAACACCTTCCGCCCGCCGTGGTACCACAAGAACGTCATGTCCGAGCTGATGGGCAACATCTACGGAATCTATGACGCCAAGCCCAAGGGCTTTGTCCCCGGCGGCATGAGCCTGCACAACTGCATGTTGCCGCACGGGCCCGACCGGAACGCCTTTGAACATGCCTCGAACGAGCCGATGGGGCCGGTGCGCCAGTCGGAAACCATGAGCTTCATGTTCGAGACCCGCTTCCCGCAGCACCTGACCGAATGGGCGGCGAAGGCCGGCCACCTGCAGGAGGACTACATCGATTGCTGGGGGTCGCTTGAAAAGAAATTCGACGGGACACCGGGCGTGAAGTAAGCCACGTCGGACGTGCCGGGGGCGCTGCCCCCGGACTGCCCCGATACCTTCAGACAAAAGCAGGAAGAACCGTGCCGCTTCTCAAGTCATGGGTCGAAAGCGCCAATGCGCCTGACGCCCCGTTCCCGCTGAACAACCTGCCTTGTGGCGTCTTTTCGCAAGGCGAGGACGAGCCGCGCTGCGGCATGGCCATCGGCGATTTCGTGCTGGACGTCGCGGCGCTCGAGGCCGAGGGGCTGATTGCGCTACCCGGCGGGCCGCTTCTGGACGTGCCGTTCTGGAACGAGGTCATGGCCGCGGGGCCCGAGGTCTGGGCCGACCTGCGTGGGCAGGTCGTGGCGCTGCTGAAGGCAGGGTCCACCAAGCAGTATCTGGTCGAGGATCACCTGATCCCGCTGGCCGGGGTGACACTGCATCTGCCCTTCCTGGTGGCCGAGTACACCGATTTCTACGCAGGCCGTCACCACGCCTTCAACGTGGGCACCATGTTCCGCGGTGCCGAGAACGCCCTGCCGCCGAACTGGTTGTCGATCCCCATCGGCTATAACGGCCGCGCGTCCTCGGTTGTCGTGTCGGGCACGCCGGTGCGGCGGCCATGGGGGCAGGTGAAGGGGCCGGATCACGAGCTGCCCGCCTTCCAGCCCTCGCGCCGGTTCGACATCGAGCTGGAGATGGGCGCGGTCGTGGGGATGCCGTCGGAAGGCCCGGTGACGGTTGAGGAAGCCGATGCGATGATCTTCGGCTATGTGCTGCTGAACGACTGGACGGCGCGCGACATCCAGGCCTGGGAGTACCAGCCGCTTGGCCCGTTCCAGGCCAAGGCGACCGCCACGACGATCAGCCCCTGGATCGTGATGAAAGCCGCGCTGGAGCCGTTCCGGGTCTCTACCCCTGCGCGCGAACGCCCGCTTCTGCCCTATCTGCACGAACCGCGCCCCATGCTTTACGACGTCGCGCTGGAGGTGGCGCTGCGCCCCGAGGGAGGGGTGGAGACGGTGCTGAGCCGCACCAACTACAGCGAGATGTATTACTCTGCCGCGCAGCAGCTGGCCCACCACACGACCTCTGGTTGCGCCATGACAACGGGCGATCTTCTGGGCTCTGGCACCATATCGGGCCCGACGAAGGACAGCCGCGGGTCGCTTCAGGAGCTGTCGTGGGGCGGCAAGGAGCCGATCGCGCTGAAAGACGGCGGCACGCGGACCTTCATCGAGGACAACGACACGCTCACCCTGCGCGGCGCAGCGCGGGGCGACGGCTACACCATCGGTTTCGGCGACTGCACGGGGCAGGTGATCCCCGCGCTTGCCGACCCCTACAAGAGGACCTGACATGGCCAAGGCCTTCGCAAGCCAGGGTGACCTGAGCGAAAAGAAGATCAGCTTCACCCAGGTCGGCGAGGGGCTTTACGCCTTCACCGCCGAGGGCGACCCCAATTCGGGCGTCATCATCGGCGACGACTCGGTGATGGTGGTCGAGGCCCAGGCCACGCCGCGGCTGGCGCAGAAGGTG from Neotabrizicola shimadae includes:
- the hmgA gene encoding homogentisate 1,2-dioxygenase — translated: MTSHSLPAGMIRAASISGPHEGYMPGFGNDFETEALPGALPQGMNSPQKCNYGLYGEQLSGTAFTAPSHQNERTWCYRIRPSVKHTHRFSKISVPLWKSAPNIDPDIISLGQYRWDPVTVPAGEKLTWITGMRTMVTAGDVNTQTGMASHMYLVNTSMKDEYFFSADGELLVVPQEGRLRFCTELGIIDLEPREIAILPRGLVYRVEVLEGPARGFVCENYGQKFQLPGRGPIGANCMANRRDFKTPVAAYEDREVPSKVYVKWCGQFHVTEIGHSPLDVVAWHGNYAPCKYDLRTYCPVGAVLFDHPDPSIFTVLTAPSGVEGTANIDFVLFRERWMVAENTFRPPWYHKNVMSELMGNIYGIYDAKPKGFVPGGMSLHNCMLPHGPDRNAFEHASNEPMGPVRQSETMSFMFETRFPQHLTEWAAKAGHLQEDYIDCWGSLEKKFDGTPGVK
- the fahA gene encoding fumarylacetoacetase produces the protein MPLLKSWVESANAPDAPFPLNNLPCGVFSQGEDEPRCGMAIGDFVLDVAALEAEGLIALPGGPLLDVPFWNEVMAAGPEVWADLRGQVVALLKAGSTKQYLVEDHLIPLAGVTLHLPFLVAEYTDFYAGRHHAFNVGTMFRGAENALPPNWLSIPIGYNGRASSVVVSGTPVRRPWGQVKGPDHELPAFQPSRRFDIELEMGAVVGMPSEGPVTVEEADAMIFGYVLLNDWTARDIQAWEYQPLGPFQAKATATTISPWIVMKAALEPFRVSTPARERPLLPYLHEPRPMLYDVALEVALRPEGGVETVLSRTNYSEMYYSAAQQLAHHTTSGCAMTTGDLLGSGTISGPTKDSRGSLQELSWGGKEPIALKDGGTRTFIEDNDTLTLRGAARGDGYTIGFGDCTGQVIPALADPYKRT